A window of the Aquimarina spinulae genome harbors these coding sequences:
- a CDS encoding AI-2E family transporter codes for MNSKTIAYGILRAVAIIIGVLGLLWFLYKIQSVLIYIAFASVISLMGRPLVLFLKKKLKFKNSLAVITTLLIVIGLFLSIFMLFVPIISEQGQLIGEIDINKLGDDINRFNQEVSAYFKIEKLNFVELIKQTDLMQFFDLKAIPNVINSFLSGFGAVLIGLFSVLFISFFLLKDSLLLENSLLVLAKKEDENRFMRAFTKIKDLLSRYFVGLLLQVVILFILYTILLLIFGVHNAIAVALIAAICNLIPYVGPLFGGVFMIILAITSNLGFDFQTVILPKLTYILIGYLIIQLIDNFLNQPLIFGNSVKSHPLEIFLAILIFGLLFGIGGLIVAVPFYTAIKVISKEFLSEYKIVKTLTKDL; via the coding sequence ATGAATTCAAAAACAATTGCATACGGAATCTTAAGAGCAGTAGCTATTATTATTGGCGTTCTGGGATTACTCTGGTTTCTATATAAAATACAGTCTGTTCTTATATACATTGCCTTTGCTTCTGTAATTTCTCTAATGGGTAGACCCTTGGTCCTATTTCTTAAAAAGAAACTGAAATTTAAAAATTCGTTGGCAGTGATCACCACACTACTAATTGTTATTGGGTTATTTCTTAGTATTTTCATGTTGTTTGTTCCTATTATTAGTGAACAAGGACAATTAATTGGTGAAATTGATATCAATAAATTAGGTGATGATATCAATAGGTTTAATCAGGAGGTTAGTGCTTATTTTAAAATAGAAAAACTAAATTTTGTAGAACTGATAAAACAAACCGATCTAATGCAGTTTTTTGATTTAAAAGCTATCCCCAATGTTATAAACTCGTTTTTAAGTGGTTTCGGAGCGGTTTTAATTGGGTTATTCTCGGTTTTATTTATTTCTTTCTTTTTATTGAAAGACAGTCTTCTTCTCGAAAATAGCTTATTAGTGCTTGCAAAAAAAGAAGATGAGAACAGATTTATGAGAGCCTTTACCAAAATTAAAGATTTACTCTCCCGCTACTTTGTTGGTCTATTATTACAGGTAGTCATCCTTTTTATCTTATACACCATACTCCTATTGATATTTGGGGTTCATAATGCCATTGCAGTCGCTTTAATTGCAGCAATTTGTAACCTAATCCCATACGTAGGCCCATTATTTGGTGGAGTATTTATGATTATACTAGCGATCACCAGTAACTTAGGGTTTGATTTTCAGACTGTGATTTTGCCTAAACTAACTTACATTCTGATTGGTTATCTGATCATTCAATTGATTGATAATTTCTTAAACCAACCCTTGATTTTTGGAAACAGTGTAAAATCCCATCCGTTGGAAATCTTTTTGGCCATTCTTATTTTTGGATTGCTTTTCGGTA
- a CDS encoding TrmH family RNA methyltransferase — protein sequence MSEQLHHHHNRFVKNRFPITLICDRVNSPANIGSIFRIADSFGIEQIYFCGEDITVISKRMQRTARATHEIVPYHQTEDSIRTVQQFKSNGYTILALEITDTSIPVADYKPSPQEKIALVIGEENFGVSNEVLALTKHSVHINMYGNNSSMNVATATGIALYEITKQILSSKK from the coding sequence ATGTCAGAGCAATTACATCATCATCATAATCGGTTTGTAAAAAATCGATTTCCGATAACGCTTATCTGTGATCGGGTGAATTCACCTGCAAATATTGGAAGTATATTTAGAATCGCAGATAGTTTTGGTATAGAGCAAATCTATTTTTGCGGAGAAGATATTACTGTGATTAGTAAACGTATGCAACGTACAGCAAGAGCTACACACGAGATCGTACCTTATCATCAAACCGAAGATAGTATACGTACCGTACAGCAATTTAAATCTAATGGATATACTATTCTGGCATTAGAAATTACAGATACAAGTATTCCTGTTGCAGATTATAAACCATCTCCCCAGGAAAAAATAGCACTTGTGATCGGTGAAGAAAATTTTGGAGTATCTAATGAAGTTTTGGCTTTAACAAAACACAGTGTACACATCAATATGTATGGTAATAACAGTAGTATGAATGTTGCAACAGCAACGGGAATTGCTCTATATGAGATTACAAAACAAATATTGAGCAGTAAAAAATAA
- a CDS encoding DUF4159 domain-containing protein produces MIKLTGYIFFFLVTISIYGQDIAILQYKGGGDWYSNPTAIPNLITFCNQNINTAIPVKPKTVKPESVDIFQYPYVHMTGHGNVFFTDVDAQNLRNYLLSGGFLHIDDNYGMEPYIRKELIKVFPDNELVELPVTHPIFSSKYNFPQGLPKIHEHDGKRPQALGIIHENRLILLFTFESDLGDGWENPEVHNDPEEVRSKALKMGANIIKYAFEN; encoded by the coding sequence ATGATAAAACTTACTGGATATATCTTCTTTTTTTTGGTAACCATATCAATTTATGGGCAAGATATTGCCATTTTACAATATAAAGGAGGTGGTGATTGGTATAGTAATCCTACGGCTATTCCTAACCTTATTACATTTTGTAATCAAAATATTAATACTGCAATACCTGTCAAGCCAAAAACAGTTAAGCCAGAAAGTGTTGATATATTTCAATATCCATATGTTCATATGACAGGACATGGTAATGTTTTTTTTACAGATGTAGATGCCCAAAACTTAAGAAATTACCTCTTAAGCGGTGGTTTTCTACATATTGATGATAACTATGGTATGGAACCATACATTCGAAAAGAACTCATTAAGGTTTTTCCTGATAATGAACTGGTAGAATTACCGGTAACACACCCTATTTTTTCATCAAAATATAATTTCCCGCAAGGATTACCCAAAATCCATGAACATGATGGAAAACGACCACAAGCGCTTGGGATTATTCATGAAAATCGCCTGATACTGCTCTTTACTTTTGAAAGTGACCTGGGTGATGGTTGGGAAAATCCAGAGGTACATAATGACCCAGAAGAAGTAAGATCCAAAGCACTAAAAATGGGAGCTAATATTATTAAATACGCTTTTGAGAATTAA
- a CDS encoding DUF1223 domain-containing protein: MLQKLMMLLTLVVSIPINAQESNESAIVLELFTSQGCSSCPPADELLENIKKKNKDQNVVVLSYHVDYWNRLGWKDPFSSAGFSDYQRTYAQQFNSRSIYTPQLVVNGSEHFTGSDRYKANIALKKYSKTSVNSTILIKDIRQEPSQVIFNYRVDGEPFNTITLALVVSERITNISRGENRDRTLKNTNIVANRVVKQEESGSISMIIPDWVSENDELSVIAYTQDKTLKTTGATKLALLR, translated from the coding sequence ATGTTACAGAAGCTTATGATGCTATTAACGCTTGTTGTTTCGATTCCTATAAATGCTCAGGAAAGCAATGAATCAGCAATAGTATTAGAATTATTTACCTCACAAGGGTGTAGTAGCTGTCCGCCGGCAGATGAATTACTCGAGAATATTAAGAAAAAAAACAAAGATCAAAATGTAGTTGTGCTATCCTATCATGTAGATTACTGGAATAGATTGGGGTGGAAAGACCCATTTAGTTCAGCAGGATTTAGTGACTATCAAAGAACGTATGCACAACAATTTAACAGCAGATCCATTTATACTCCACAATTAGTGGTTAACGGAAGTGAACATTTTACCGGATCAGATCGGTATAAGGCAAATATAGCTTTAAAAAAATATTCAAAAACTAGTGTTAATTCTACTATTTTGATAAAGGATATACGACAAGAACCTTCTCAGGTTATTTTTAATTATAGGGTAGATGGTGAGCCGTTCAATACGATTACACTAGCCTTGGTAGTTTCTGAGCGTATTACTAATATATCGAGAGGAGAAAACAGAGATAGAACATTAAAAAATACCAATATTGTCGCTAATCGAGTGGTTAAACAAGAAGAATCGGGGAGTATCTCGATGATCATTCCGGATTGGGTTTCAGAAAATGATGAGCTATCTGTAATCGCATATACACAAGATAAGACTTTAAAAACTACAGGAGCTACAAAATTGGCGCTTCTTAGGTAA
- a CDS encoding DinB family protein, with amino-acid sequence MEIKDIHSFLKYYTRIKDRTRKLFEHIPTEKIEWTTSKGKFTIGDIIRHLALTERFMYVENVRLRPSLYTGCGESYAKGYQKTINLYNQLHLESVTILSQLTPEDLLKKCETPGGHKITIWKLLRAMVEHEIHHRGALYTYLALLEVKTPPIFGLTSEEVIQKR; translated from the coding sequence ATGGAAATAAAGGATATACATAGTTTTCTTAAGTATTATACCAGGATAAAAGATCGTACCCGAAAGTTATTTGAACATATTCCAACAGAAAAAATAGAATGGACCACTAGTAAGGGTAAATTTACTATTGGTGATATTATACGTCATCTGGCACTTACAGAGAGGTTTATGTATGTCGAAAATGTTCGACTAAGGCCTAGTTTATATACCGGTTGTGGAGAAAGCTATGCAAAAGGATATCAAAAGACAATTAATCTGTATAATCAGCTACATCTCGAATCGGTAACAATTCTTTCACAGCTTACACCCGAAGATTTACTTAAAAAATGTGAAACACCAGGAGGCCATAAAATAACAATATGGAAATTACTAAGAGCTATGGTAGAACATGAAATCCACCACAGAGGAGCACTATACACATATCTTGCACTATTAGAGGTAAAGACTCCACCTATATTTGGATTAACCTCAGAAGAAGTAATACAAAAAAGGTAG
- a CDS encoding sigma-70 family RNA polymerase sigma factor: protein MKFENIWEEYKKPLLNFIKTKVNDNNISEDIVQDVGIKLHTAVYKNQEINNYKSWLFQVARNTIADYYRKNKIPTTGIKDQPEIAETSMPNTCVCDLSGFVIQNYLPKQYAEALYLSDIEQKPQKEIAKILGLSITATKSRIQRGRKKLKELVIDCIEISYNTKGQITGFVLKDDCELPRELVTEIDKLNLTI, encoded by the coding sequence ATGAAATTCGAGAATATCTGGGAAGAGTATAAAAAGCCGTTATTAAACTTCATTAAGACAAAAGTTAATGATAACAATATTAGTGAGGATATAGTACAAGATGTGGGCATAAAACTACATACAGCAGTATACAAAAATCAAGAAATCAATAATTACAAATCCTGGCTTTTTCAAGTAGCAAGAAATACGATTGCAGATTATTATAGAAAAAATAAAATACCGACTACTGGTATAAAAGACCAACCAGAGATTGCCGAAACATCAATGCCTAACACTTGTGTGTGTGACTTATCGGGTTTTGTTATTCAGAATTACCTTCCGAAACAATATGCAGAAGCACTTTATCTAAGTGATATCGAACAAAAGCCTCAAAAAGAGATTGCCAAAATTTTGGGTCTAAGCATTACAGCTACTAAATCCAGAATACAAAGAGGACGAAAAAAACTAAAGGAATTAGTGATCGATTGTATAGAGATATCATACAATACTAAAGGGCAGATAACTGGGTTTGTGCTTAAAGATGATTGCGAATTACCACGAGAACTAGTAACCGAGATAGATAAATTAAATTTAACGATATAA
- a CDS encoding sterol desaturase family protein: MKQNKVLPLLAVPVLLVITGIIASLTINRNWSFEISSYVIFLFTAIYILVVEQIIPLKTDWKTKKSNLWSDIKHFIFSAALFDALGKTVSLSFVLYLQQNFFISSKIWDDVPLILTFVVANIIGEFLPYFYHRISHIGNRNSILSLLLWKIHSIHHLPTSLNWFKTNWIHPINIFFNTVFKMVPLLLLGFHEEVIFLVGVTHVVIAYISHANIKTKTGFLDYLIVTPQIHHFHHSKLLHEAKNYGNIIPYWDLVFGTYYNRKGEVDDVGVIENHILYPKQKNYLQQLLFPFKRVFKECCQVK; encoded by the coding sequence ATGAAGCAAAATAAAGTTTTACCCCTTTTAGCCGTTCCCGTTTTATTAGTAATAACTGGCATAATTGCATCCTTAACCATAAATAGGAATTGGAGTTTTGAAATATCGTCTTATGTTATCTTTCTTTTTACGGCAATTTATATTTTGGTGGTAGAGCAAATAATCCCTTTAAAAACCGATTGGAAAACTAAAAAAAGTAATCTTTGGTCAGATATAAAACACTTTATATTTTCGGCGGCACTTTTTGATGCATTAGGAAAAACAGTATCGCTGTCTTTTGTATTATATCTTCAACAAAATTTCTTTATATCATCAAAAATATGGGACGATGTTCCTCTCATACTAACCTTTGTGGTCGCAAATATAATAGGAGAATTTCTACCTTATTTCTACCATAGAATTAGCCATATCGGAAACCGTAATTCGATACTAAGTTTATTGCTGTGGAAAATACATTCGATTCATCATTTACCAACTTCACTAAACTGGTTTAAAACAAACTGGATACATCCAATTAATATCTTCTTTAATACGGTGTTTAAAATGGTACCTCTTTTGCTTTTAGGGTTTCATGAAGAAGTTATCTTTTTGGTAGGAGTAACACATGTGGTGATAGCCTATATTTCTCATGCCAATATCAAAACAAAAACAGGCTTTTTGGATTATTTGATCGTTACTCCGCAAATACATCATTTTCATCATAGTAAACTACTGCACGAAGCTAAAAATTACGGAAATATTATACCGTATTGGGATCTGGTTTTTGGAACCTATTATAACCGTAAAGGAGAAGTTGATGATGTAGGAGTCATAGAAAACCATATTTTATATCCAAAACAGAAAAACTACCTCCAACAGTTATTATTTCCATTTAAGCGAGTTTTTAAGGAATGTTGTCAAGTAAAGTGA